One part of the Denticeps clupeoides chromosome 8, fDenClu1.1, whole genome shotgun sequence genome encodes these proteins:
- the cby1 gene encoding protein chibby homolog 1 isoform X2, translated as MPLFSNTFSPKKTPPRKSASLSNLHTLDRSTRETELGLDYGAPVMNIGGQSLKFEEGNWVSESGGIISEKEVQKLKRRNVQLEEENNLLKLKVEILLDMLSETTAESHLLQKELDGVKSHGRGRK; from the exons ATGCCTCTTTTTTCCAACACGTTCAGCCCTAAAAAGACTCCGCCGCGGAAGTCAGCCTCACTGTCCAACCTGCATACG CTGGACAGGTCTACCAGGGAAACAGAGCTCGGTCTGGATTATGGAGCCCCGGTAATGAACATCGGCGGTCAGAGCCTGAAGTTCGAGGAGGGCAACTGGGTTTCAG agtcAGGAGGTATCATATCAGAAAAGGAAGTGCAGAAGCTGAAGAGGAGGAACGTGCAGCTGGAGGAAGAGAACAACCTGCTCAAGCTGAAAGTCGAAATACTGCTGGACATG TTGTCAGAAACCACAGCTGAGTCCCACCTGCTGCAGAAGGAACTGGATGGCGTGAAGAGCCATGGCCGGGGAAGGAAGTAG
- the cby1 gene encoding protein chibby homolog 1 isoform X1, translated as MFTLRNRLSFPRPKKTPPRKSASLSNLHTLDRSTRETELGLDYGAPVMNIGGQSLKFEEGNWVSESGGIISEKEVQKLKRRNVQLEEENNLLKLKVEILLDMLSETTAESHLLQKELDGVKSHGRGRK; from the exons ATGTTCACACTGCGGAACAGACTCTCCTTCCCGCG CCCTAAAAAGACTCCGCCGCGGAAGTCAGCCTCACTGTCCAACCTGCATACG CTGGACAGGTCTACCAGGGAAACAGAGCTCGGTCTGGATTATGGAGCCCCGGTAATGAACATCGGCGGTCAGAGCCTGAAGTTCGAGGAGGGCAACTGGGTTTCAG agtcAGGAGGTATCATATCAGAAAAGGAAGTGCAGAAGCTGAAGAGGAGGAACGTGCAGCTGGAGGAAGAGAACAACCTGCTCAAGCTGAAAGTCGAAATACTGCTGGACATG TTGTCAGAAACCACAGCTGAGTCCCACCTGCTGCAGAAGGAACTGGATGGCGTGAAGAGCCATGGCCGGGGAAGGAAGTAG